Genomic window (Alteromonas pelagimontana):
GCGGCAACAAAATGAAAGTTGACACTAGTACCTCGCTGCACGGCGACAATTACTTCTTCATCATAAGGTTTGCTGCTGAAAACACCTACTTGAATCGTCATAAATTACCCTCAAAAATTAATGAGTTGGAAGCGCTAAAAGACGCTGAATATCTGCTTTTATGGCGTCGGGTTTTGTGGCAGGCGCGTAGCGTTTTACCACCTTACCCGAGGCATCAATCAAAAATTTGGTAAAATTCCACTTAATACGCGTAGTACCCAGAAAGCCACGGGCAGACCGTTTAAGGTGTTGAAAGAGAGGGTGGGCGTTCGCACCGTTTACCTCGATTTTTGTGTAAACGGGAAAGCTAACTCCGTAATTGAGTTCACAGAATTGCTTAATTTCAGCGTCTGATCCCGGCTCTTGATGACCGAACTGATCACACGGAAATGCAAGCACCACGAGTCCGGCATCTCTATACTCGTTATAAAGGTGTTCCAACCCCCCATACTGGTAAGTAAAGCCGCAGCGACTGGCTGTGTTTACAATTAACATAACGTTTCCAGCGTAATCCGACAGCGGTCTGACATCGCCGTTGTTAAGCGTAGCAGTGAAATTGTAAACTGAAGGCATGATGTTTCCTTTTCATCGGTTAGTGTTTGCAAAAAAAGATTTGTCCCTGGCATTCCCGCAGTAACACGTAGCAGTTAACTTTGTTACTATACGAGAAATTCCTGAGCATCTTCCATTCCAGTATAACTGGCAGAAAAATAAAGAGTATCTTATGACGATCCGAAAAGTAAGCTTTCTTGGGCTGGGCGTAATGGGCTATCCCATGGCTGGTCATTTGGCAAAGGCCGGTTATGACGTTACCGTTTATAACCGTACAACTGCAAAGGCTGAGCGATGGAAAGCTCAATTCGAAGGTCATCTTGCGCTCTCGCCGGCGCAAGCCTCTGAAGGAGCAGACCTGGTCTTTATGTGTGTAGGCAACGATCATGACGTGCACGAAGTTGCTACGCAGGCTATTTCTGCTATGCGTAATGGCAGCATTCTGGTCGATCATACGACGGCTTCTGCTGAAGTTGCCCGGGAACTTTACAAAACATGTAAAGATAGAAACATCGGCTTTTTGGACGCCCCGGTCTCCGGTGGACAAGCGGGTGCAGAAAACGGGCAATTAACGGTAATGGTAGGGGGAGACAGCGATGTATTCGCTAAAGCCAAACCGATAATAGATGTGTTTGCTCGACACAGCCAGTTATTGGGCGAAAGTGGCAGCGGCCAGCTCGCAAAAATGATGAACCAAATTTGTATTGCGGGCATTGTACAAGGGTTGGCTGAGGCTTTACATTTTGGTCAGCAGGCTGGTATTGATTGTAAGCAGGTGATTGAGGTGATCAGCAAAGGCGCTGCGCAATCCTGGCAAATGGAAAACCGCGCAGCGACTATGTTAGATGGCAAGTACGACTTCGGCTTTGCAGTCGACTGGATGCGCAAAGACCTGGCTATTGCTCTGGCAGAGGCACGCAGAAACGGATCGACTTTAGCGCTGACCGCCTTAGTCGACCAATATTACGCGGATGTTCAGAAAGCCGGAGGCAGCCGCTGGGATACGTCTAGCTTGCTGACGCGCCTGACACGATAACCTCTTCCTCCTTGTCTTGCGCTGCTGTTGAAGGTGGATCTGCTGGCGCCATATTAATGGTTCTGGCCTGCAGGAAAAAGGCTTCATCTTCCATGACCGCAGCGCGAAGCTGCGCCAGACGTTGCTGGTTACTGGCCGACAAATCTGTGGCAGTCAACTGGCTCACTAGTGTAGATACCGTAAACGTGCGATAAGCGGCGTGTCTTGATTCTATCATGCACTGCAACAAATTTAAGCCAAATGCGGAAGTCCCAGGCACTAAGGTAAAAGCCTGATAAAAACACAACATGGCTTTTATGTAGTCTTTTTGGACGAATAATCTGCTACCGCTATCGTTTAACTCTGCTGCTTGCTCGGTAGCCAATCCCATTTGGCGCT
Coding sequences:
- a CDS encoding glutathione peroxidase; protein product: MPSVYNFTATLNNGDVRPLSDYAGNVMLIVNTASRCGFTYQYGGLEHLYNEYRDAGLVVLAFPCDQFGHQEPGSDAEIKQFCELNYGVSFPVYTKIEVNGANAHPLFQHLKRSARGFLGTTRIKWNFTKFLIDASGKVVKRYAPATKPDAIKADIQRLLALPTH
- a CDS encoding NAD(P)-dependent oxidoreductase — encoded protein: MPEHLPFQYNWQKNKEYLMTIRKVSFLGLGVMGYPMAGHLAKAGYDVTVYNRTTAKAERWKAQFEGHLALSPAQASEGADLVFMCVGNDHDVHEVATQAISAMRNGSILVDHTTASAEVARELYKTCKDRNIGFLDAPVSGGQAGAENGQLTVMVGGDSDVFAKAKPIIDVFARHSQLLGESGSGQLAKMMNQICIAGIVQGLAEALHFGQQAGIDCKQVIEVISKGAAQSWQMENRAATMLDGKYDFGFAVDWMRKDLAIALAEARRNGSTLALTALVDQYYADVQKAGGSRWDTSSLLTRLTR